In Planctomycetota bacterium, one genomic interval encodes:
- the prs gene encoding ribose-phosphate diphosphokinase — MSRADANDIKVFCGRASRDLSEAICRNLDVPLGQGHTEMFPDGEIIVKLEEDVRGRDCFVIQSTHHPVNAHLMELLIYIDCLRRASAQRITAVIPYFGYARQDRKDEGRTPITAKLVANLITAAGANRVLAIDLHAAQIQGFFDIPVDHLLAVPVFVEYIQSIRKDLGDTVVVSPDVGNVKTANMYANLLGGDLAIIDKRRKSGSEVVSSNIIGEVKGKTVLMFDDMISTAGTVCEAAKLVMNQGAKDVIVTATHPVLVGLAMERLQDAPISKIIVSDTIPCGQRCEKIADKLVVLSVSNLLAQAIHRIHHHQSVSALFRPGTAGKR, encoded by the coding sequence ATGAGTCGGGCCGACGCCAACGATATCAAGGTCTTCTGCGGCCGCGCCAGCCGTGATCTGTCCGAGGCGATCTGCCGCAACCTCGATGTGCCGCTTGGACAGGGGCACACGGAGATGTTCCCGGACGGGGAGATCATCGTGAAGCTCGAAGAGGACGTGCGCGGGCGCGACTGCTTTGTGATTCAGTCGACGCACCATCCGGTGAACGCCCATCTGATGGAACTGCTCATCTACATCGACTGCCTCCGCCGCGCTTCGGCGCAGCGCATCACGGCGGTGATCCCCTACTTCGGCTACGCCCGGCAGGACCGAAAAGACGAGGGCCGCACGCCGATCACGGCCAAGCTCGTGGCGAACCTGATCACGGCGGCGGGAGCGAACCGCGTGCTCGCCATCGACCTGCACGCCGCGCAGATTCAGGGCTTCTTCGACATCCCCGTCGATCATCTGCTGGCCGTCCCCGTCTTCGTCGAATACATCCAGTCGATCCGCAAGGACCTGGGCGACACCGTCGTGGTCAGCCCCGACGTCGGCAACGTCAAGACGGCCAACATGTACGCCAACCTCCTCGGCGGCGACCTGGCCATCATCGACAAACGCCGCAAGTCCGGCTCCGAAGTCGTCTCCTCAAACATCATCGGCGAAGTCAAAGGCAAGACCGTCCTCATGTTCGACGACATGATCTCGACCGCCGGCACCGTCTGCGAAGCCGCCAAGCTCGTCATGAATCAGGGCGCCAAGGACGTCATCGTCACCGCGACGCACCCGGTGCTCGTGGGTCTGGCGATGGAACGGCTTCAGGACGCGCCCATCAGCAAAATCATCGTGTCCGACACCATCCCCTGCGGACAGCGCTGCGAGAAGATCGCCGACAAGCTCGTCGTGCTCTCGGTCTCGAATCTTCTGGCGCAGGCGATCCACCGCATTCACCACCACCAGTCGGTCAGCGCCCTGTTCCGTCCGGGCACGGCCGGCAAAAGATAA
- a CDS encoding NTP transferase domain-containing protein gives MTDDCQQPQRPVQAIILAAGRGTRMGSDIAKVLHPVAARPMVEWVIDACEAVDSQRQIIIVGHQADRVRSALSDRERCLFVEQTQQLGTGHAVMMAEPCFPKNDRNYDVLILCGDGPLIEAATLHTMLERHRATRAVATLATSVIDDPTGYGRIVRDAAGRFERIVEHKDATEAERQIHEINPSYYCVRADALFDALSRIDNKNAKGEYYLTDILGIFVADSERVEVIDAVPPRDVLSINTPQQLAEVDAILRQRLGLEVSR, from the coding sequence ATGACTGACGACTGCCAACAACCTCAACGTCCCGTGCAGGCGATCATCCTCGCCGCCGGCAGGGGCACGCGCATGGGCAGCGACATCGCCAAGGTGTTGCACCCGGTGGCGGCGAGGCCGATGGTCGAGTGGGTCATCGACGCGTGCGAGGCGGTCGATTCACAGCGTCAGATCATCATCGTCGGACATCAGGCCGACCGCGTCCGTTCCGCCCTGTCGGACCGCGAGCGCTGCCTGTTCGTGGAGCAGACGCAGCAGCTTGGCACGGGTCACGCGGTCATGATGGCCGAACCGTGCTTTCCGAAGAATGATCGCAACTATGATGTGCTGATTCTCTGCGGCGACGGCCCGCTGATCGAGGCGGCGACGCTGCACACGATGCTCGAGCGTCATCGCGCGACCCGCGCTGTCGCCACGCTCGCGACTTCCGTCATCGACGACCCGACCGGCTACGGGCGCATCGTGCGCGACGCGGCCGGCCGATTCGAGCGCATCGTCGAGCACAAGGACGCCACCGAGGCGGAGCGTCAGATTCACGAGATCAACCCGAGCTACTACTGCGTCCGGGCGGACGCCTTGTTCGATGCCCTTTCGCGCATCGACAACAAGAACGCCAAGGGCGAGTACTACCTGACGGATATTCTGGGGATTTTTGTGGCGGACTCTGAGCGTGTCGAGGTGATCGACGCGGTGCCGCCGCGGGATGTTTTGAGCATTAACACGCCCCAGCAGCTCGCCGAGGTGGACGCGATCCTGCGTCAGCGTCTCGGACTGGAGGTCAGTCGATGA
- the rplM gene encoding 50S ribosomal protein L13 codes for MERQTYFAKPGEVEQRWLMVDAEGKVLGRLAAKLATILQGKNKPQYTAHCDVGDFVVVLNAEKIVLTGRKAEQNFHQTYSRYPGGQKSMSFGEMRTKHPERLLELAVRRMLPKGHMGVKMLTKLKIYAGTDHPHQAQAPQAVEL; via the coding sequence ATGGAACGACAGACTTATTTCGCCAAGCCCGGTGAAGTGGAACAGCGCTGGCTCATGGTGGACGCGGAGGGCAAGGTCCTCGGGCGTCTGGCCGCCAAGCTCGCGACGATTTTGCAGGGCAAGAACAAGCCCCAGTACACCGCTCATTGCGACGTGGGCGACTTCGTCGTTGTGCTCAACGCCGAGAAGATCGTTCTGACCGGCCGCAAGGCGGAGCAGAACTTCCATCAGACCTACAGCCGCTACCCCGGCGGGCAGAAGTCGATGAGCTTCGGCGAAATGCGCACCAAGCATCCCGAGCGTCTTTTGGAGCTGGCCGTCCGCCGCATGCTGCCCAAGGGGCACATGGGCGTGAAGATGCTCACCAAGCTCAAGATCTACGCCGGTACGGATCATCCGCACCAGGCCCAGGCCCCGCAGGCGGTCGAACTCTAA
- the rpsI gene encoding 30S ribosomal protein S9 produces the protein MTQTQTLPQTTEPKAADKPKFGFWWGTGRRKSAIARVRVRPGSGKFLINDREVDNYFSEIQHRTDAQAPLTATNTAGKIDVFVSVSGGGITGQAGAILLGLARALSSYDPTLEQTFRDNGYMTRDAREVERKKYGQAGARRRFQFSKR, from the coding sequence ATGACTCAGACTCAAACGCTTCCGCAAACGACTGAACCCAAGGCGGCCGACAAGCCGAAATTCGGCTTCTGGTGGGGCACCGGCCGACGCAAGTCCGCCATCGCCCGCGTCCGCGTCCGTCCCGGCTCCGGCAAGTTCCTCATCAACGACCGTGAAGTCGACAACTACTTCTCCGAAATTCAGCACCGCACCGACGCCCAGGCCCCGCTGACCGCCACCAACACCGCCGGCAAGATCGACGTCTTCGTCAGCGTCTCCGGCGGCGGCATCACCGGCCAGGCCGGCGCCATCCTGCTCGGCCTCGCCCGCGCCCTCTCCAGCTACGACCCCACGCTGGAGCAGACCTTCCGCGACAACGGCTACATGACCCGCGACGCCCGCGAAGTCGAACGCAAGAAGTACGGCCAGGCCGGCGCCCGCCGTCGATTCCAGTTCTCCAAGCGCTAA
- a CDS encoding type II toxin-antitoxin system RelE/ParE family toxin gives MRGSSPSGSSSLLHAGVENLRQIAAFIAQDSPENAAHFVQRIRERAIEVGRFPNSGRVIPEIGDPMMREVFVGSYRIMYQVHESSVRILRIRHGARDSHQ, from the coding sequence TTGAGAGGGAGTTCGCCCAGTGGCTCAAGTAGTCTTCTCCATGCGGGCGTGGAGAACCTTCGTCAGATCGCGGCCTTCATCGCGCAAGATTCACCCGAAAATGCCGCCCATTTCGTTCAACGGATTCGCGAGCGGGCGATCGAGGTGGGAAGATTCCCGAACAGCGGTCGTGTGATTCCTGAAATCGGCGATCCGATGATGCGCGAGGTTTTTGTCGGTTCCTATCGGATCATGTACCAAGTCCACGAATCGAGCGTTCGGATTCTTCGTATCCGACATGGGGCCCGGGATTCGCATCAATAA